The proteins below are encoded in one region of Fusobacterium massiliense:
- the aroQ gene encoding type II 3-dehydroquinate dehydratase, whose amino-acid sequence MKIMVINGANLNMLGVREKNIYGSFTYEELCEYIKKNSEFKNKNIDFTFFQSNIEGEIVDCIQKAYNEKYDGIIINPGAYTHTSVAIHDAIKAVSIPTVEVHISNIHAREDFRKVCITSPACIGQITGLGKYGYILAVKYLMEI is encoded by the coding sequence ATGAAAATAATGGTAATTAATGGAGCTAATTTAAATATGCTTGGAGTGAGAGAAAAAAATATATATGGCTCTTTTACTTATGAAGAACTGTGTGAATATATTAAAAAAAATTCAGAGTTTAAAAATAAAAATATAGATTTTACTTTTTTTCAAAGTAATATAGAAGGAGAAATTGTAGACTGTATTCAAAAAGCATATAATGAAAAATATGATGGGATAATTATCAATCCAGGGGCTTACACACATACATCTGTTGCTATACATGATGCTATAAAAGCTGTAAGTATACCTACTGTGGAAGTACACATTTCTAATATACATGCAAGAGAAGATTTTAGAAAAGTTTGTATTACTTCACCAGCTTGTATTGGACAAATAACAGGTTTAGGAAAATATGGCTATATTTTAGCTGTGAAATATTTGATGGAGATTTAA
- a CDS encoding shikimate dehydrogenase family protein has product MIKIGLLGEKLSHSLSPILHKIILKNLNIQAEYVLYEVSKEDIINFKEYMQANNIKGVNITIPYKKIFIDKLNSLSNEAKEIRAINLLYIKDNKYFGANTDYYGFMQTLILNNIDVKNKKVAVIGRGGASASVSKVLKDMRAGEIIFCFRKDKDSKVDFSKISEGDIIINTTPVGMYPNIYESIADENVIKKFKVAIDLIYNPIETKFLKLAKENGLVAINGMDMLIEQAIKTDEILFEKEISEMMKNKIREEIIIEMGEKNENNGN; this is encoded by the coding sequence GTGATTAAGATTGGTCTGTTGGGAGAAAAATTGTCTCACTCTCTTTCTCCAATCCTACATAAAATAATTTTAAAAAATTTAAATATACAAGCAGAATATGTTTTATATGAAGTTTCTAAAGAAGATATTATTAATTTTAAAGAATATATGCAAGCTAATAATATTAAGGGAGTTAATATTACAATACCTTATAAGAAAATTTTTATAGATAAGTTGAATAGTTTAAGTAATGAGGCAAAAGAAATAAGAGCAATTAATTTATTGTATATAAAAGATAATAAATATTTTGGTGCTAATACAGACTATTATGGTTTTATGCAAACTCTTATTTTAAATAATATAGATGTAAAAAATAAAAAAGTAGCAGTCATCGGGAGAGGTGGAGCTAGTGCAAGTGTAAGTAAAGTTTTGAAAGATATGAGAGCTGGAGAAATTATTTTTTGCTTTAGAAAAGATAAAGATAGCAAAGTAGATTTTTCTAAAATTTCTGAGGGAGATATAATAATAAATACAACTCCTGTTGGAATGTACCCTAATATATATGAAAGTATTGCAGATGAAAATGTTATCAAGAAATTTAAGGTTGCAATAGATTTAATATATAATCCTATTGAAACAAAATTTTTAAAACTTGCTAAAGAAAATGGACTTGTTGCTATTAATGGAATGGATATGCTTATAGAACAGGCTATAAAAACAGATGAAATATTGTTTGAGAAAGAAATTTCAGAAATGATGAAAAATAAAATTAGAGAAGAAATTATCATAGAAATGGGAGAAAAAAATGAAAATAATGGTAATTAA
- a CDS encoding chorismate mutase, whose protein sequence is MIKLNLLRKKIDDIDDELIALFLKRLDISKEIGELKKENNMKIYDPKREEEIIGMSLKNIDDNQKKYVEKFLRTLMDISKEVQKSD, encoded by the coding sequence ATGATAAAATTAAATCTCTTGAGAAAAAAGATAGATGATATTGATGATGAGCTTATAGCTTTATTTTTAAAAAGACTAGATATATCAAAAGAAATTGGTGAATTAAAAAAAGAAAATAATATGAAAATCTATGACCCAAAGAGAGAAGAAGAGATTATAGGTATGTCTCTTAAGAATATAGATGATAATCAGAAAAAATATGTGGAAAAATTTTTGAGAACGCTTATGGATATTAGCAAGGAGGTTCAAAAAAGTGATTAA
- a CDS encoding toxin-antitoxin system YwqK family antitoxin, with protein sequence MKKIIILLMMILSLNLFSSEKFLKYFFNNKEDYKVLNQNNLNGVKEKYYDNGKLKSKEFYISNKKYGRWQYFYESGKLKTEIFYEPISKTELGYVINYDEEGKKLSVGRINNNEMIDIWQYFDEDENLIYTYDYTSGIITSYSKDAKILLKFKDTEMIGKLQEIEKEILDDKVKSKITP encoded by the coding sequence ATGAAAAAAATTATTATTCTTTTGATGATGATATTAAGTTTAAATTTATTTTCAAGTGAAAAGTTTTTAAAATATTTTTTTAATAATAAAGAAGATTATAAAGTTTTAAATCAAAATAACTTAAATGGAGTTAAAGAAAAATACTATGATAACGGGAAATTAAAATCTAAAGAATTTTATATCTCTAATAAAAAGTATGGTAGATGGCAATATTTTTATGAAAGTGGTAAACTAAAAACAGAAATTTTCTATGAACCGATTTCTAAGACAGAATTGGGTTATGTTATAAATTATGATGAAGAAGGTAAAAAACTCAGTGTTGGTAGAATAAATAATAATGAAATGATAGATATTTGGCAATATTTTGATGAAGATGAAAATTTAATATATACATATGACTATACAAGTGGGATAATAACATCTTATAGTAAAGATGCTAAAATTCTTCTTAAATTTAAAGATACAGAGATGATAGGAAAACTACAGGAGATAGAAAAGGAGATACTTGATGATAAAGTTAAATCAAAAATTACCCCTTAA
- a CDS encoding ABC transporter substrate-binding protein: protein MKKILTILGLCLGLTTIAIAEEKEKEIKIGITQIVEHPSLDAARKGIEKALKDKVSNKKIKIDYQTAQGDFGTAQLITKSFVSSKKDIIVAISTPSAQAALNATKNIPIIYTAVTDGASAGLKGANITGTSDMSPLDKEISLIKDMLPKAKKVGFIYNTSEQNSVILLKKFKNLAKSKNLVVVEKGVSSVNDINLALDTLLNQIDVLFIPTDNLVYSSASLVLQKANRKNVPIIASTKDIVEKGALATESIDYEKLGYQTGEVIIKIMNGKNPKDIPVETLKETNLIINKKMAKKYNVNIDDIKYKKAEKI, encoded by the coding sequence ATGAAAAAAATACTAACTATATTAGGACTATGCTTAGGACTTACAACAATAGCTATTGCTGAAGAAAAAGAAAAGGAAATAAAAATAGGAATTACACAAATTGTTGAGCATCCATCTTTAGATGCTGCAAGAAAAGGAATTGAGAAGGCTTTAAAAGACAAGGTTTCAAATAAAAAAATTAAAATAGATTATCAAACAGCTCAAGGGGATTTTGGAACTGCTCAACTAATAACAAAATCATTTGTTTCATCTAAAAAAGATATAATAGTTGCAATATCAACACCGAGTGCTCAAGCTGCTTTAAATGCAACTAAAAATATTCCAATCATTTATACTGCTGTAACTGATGGAGCAAGTGCAGGACTTAAAGGAGCAAATATAACAGGTACTTCTGATATGTCCCCACTAGACAAAGAAATTTCCCTTATAAAAGATATGCTTCCAAAAGCTAAAAAGGTTGGTTTCATATATAATACAAGTGAACAAAATTCTGTAATATTGTTAAAAAAATTTAAAAACCTTGCTAAATCTAAAAATCTTGTCGTTGTTGAAAAAGGTGTAAGTTCAGTAAATGATATAAATTTAGCACTAGATACTCTACTAAATCAAATAGATGTATTATTCATTCCAACAGATAATTTAGTATATTCTTCAGCAAGTTTAGTTTTACAAAAAGCTAATAGAAAAAATGTTCCTATTATAGCTTCAACAAAAGATATTGTTGAAAAGGGTGCTTTAGCAACTGAAAGCATAGACTATGAAAAATTAGGTTATCAAACTGGAGAAGTTATTATAAAAATTATGAATGGTAAAAATCCTAAAGATATCCCTGTTGAAACTTTGAAAGAAACTAACTTGATTATAAACAAAAAAATGGCAAAAAAATATAATGTAAACATTGACGATATAAAATATAAAAAAGCAGAAAAAATTTAA
- a CDS encoding ABC transporter permease: MFQATIEQSLIFAIMVLGVYISFKILNFPDMTVDGSFPLGAAISAKLLTLGVNPYLTLFVALICGALAGGITGLIHVKLKVQDLLAGILTMTALYSINLRIMGKSNIPLFEEENIFNTDYSIIITIIILILISKLFLDYLLKTKFGFALKALGDNENLVVSLGLNEKKYKVYGLIIANAFVAFSGAILAQYQGFADIGMGTGTIVIGLASIIIGDTIFGKTRKISGTSVVIIGSVLYRAVLALTLSLGMDASDLKLITTIIVLIILWLQKLKNKRR; the protein is encoded by the coding sequence ATGTTTCAAGCAACAATAGAACAAAGCTTAATTTTTGCAATTATGGTTTTGGGTGTATATATATCTTTCAAAATATTAAATTTTCCCGATATGACTGTTGATGGAAGTTTTCCATTAGGTGCAGCTATTTCAGCAAAACTTTTAACTTTAGGAGTTAATCCTTATTTAACTTTATTTGTTGCTCTTATTTGTGGAGCTCTTGCTGGAGGAATTACAGGTCTTATACATGTAAAATTAAAAGTTCAAGATTTACTTGCTGGAATTTTAACTATGACTGCTCTATACAGTATTAATCTAAGAATTATGGGAAAATCTAATATTCCTTTATTTGAAGAAGAAAATATATTTAACACAGACTATTCTATAATTATAACAATAATAATTTTAATTTTAATAAGTAAATTATTTTTAGATTATTTATTGAAAACAAAGTTTGGCTTTGCATTAAAGGCTTTAGGAGATAATGAAAATCTTGTAGTTTCTTTAGGTTTAAACGAAAAAAAATATAAGGTATACGGTCTTATTATAGCAAATGCTTTTGTTGCTTTTTCTGGTGCTATACTTGCTCAATATCAAGGATTTGCTGATATAGGTATGGGAACAGGAACTATAGTTATAGGTCTTGCCTCTATAATTATTGGAGATACAATTTTTGGAAAGACTAGAAAAATCAGTGGGACTTCTGTAGTAATAATAGGTTCTGTTCTTTATAGAGCTGTTCTTGCTCTAACTTTATCTTTGGGAATGGATGCAAGTGATTTAAAACTAATTACAACAATTATAGTCTTAATAATCCTATGGTTACAAAAGTTAAAAAATAAAAGGAGATGA
- a CDS encoding ABC transporter ATP-binding protein, producing MMTLSNINKTFYSASGEEKAIFTDLNLKVAKGEFISVIGSNGAGKSTLLNLISGNIDLDNGTIEIEGENITNLAKHKRSKIISKVYQNPSMGTAPSMTIFENLSMADNKGKIFGWSLGLNQSKREYYKNLLKELDLGLENLMETEVQYLSGGQRQCLALIMATLNQPKILLLDEHTAALDPKTSQIIMDKTKDIITKYEIPTLMITHNLQDAIKYGNRLIMLHNGKIILDISGDEKKELTQEKLMDVFKKISTYSDVF from the coding sequence ATGATGACACTTTCTAATATAAATAAAACTTTTTATTCTGCATCAGGAGAAGAAAAAGCAATATTCACAGACTTAAATCTTAAAGTAGCTAAAGGAGAATTTATCTCTGTTATTGGAAGTAATGGAGCAGGTAAGTCTACTCTTCTTAACCTTATTAGCGGAAACATTGACTTAGATAATGGTACTATTGAAATAGAAGGAGAAAATATAACAAATTTAGCAAAACACAAAAGAAGTAAAATTATTTCTAAGGTTTATCAAAATCCATCTATGGGAACTGCTCCATCTATGACTATTTTTGAAAATTTATCTATGGCAGACAACAAAGGAAAAATATTTGGATGGTCTCTAGGTTTAAATCAATCCAAAAGAGAATATTACAAAAATTTATTAAAAGAATTAGATTTGGGACTTGAAAATTTAATGGAAACAGAAGTTCAATATCTATCTGGAGGTCAAAGACAATGTCTTGCTTTAATTATGGCAACTTTAAATCAACCAAAAATATTGCTTTTAGATGAACATACAGCCGCTCTTGACCCTAAAACATCTCAAATTATTATGGATAAAACCAAAGATATAATAACAAAGTATGAAATTCCTACACTTATGATTACACATAATTTACAAGATGCTATAAAATATGGGAATAGATTAATTATGCTTCACAACGGAAAAATTATTTTAGATATTAGTGGAGATGAAAAAAAAGAGCTTACTCAAGAAAAATTAATGGATGTATTTAAAAAGATTTCTACTTATTCAGATGTGTTTTAA
- the ribH gene encoding 6,7-dimethyl-8-ribityllumazine synthase has product MKVFEGKFNGQGIKIAIVAARFNEFITSKLIGGAEDILRRHEVQDDDINLFWVPGAFEIPLVAKKLAQSKKYDAVITLGAVIKGSTPHFDYVCAEVSKGVAHVSLDSEVPVIFGVLTTNSIEEAIERAGTKAGNKGADAAMTAIEMINLIKGI; this is encoded by the coding sequence ATGAAAGTTTTTGAAGGAAAGTTTAATGGTCAAGGAATAAAAATAGCTATAGTAGCTGCTAGATTTAATGAATTTATCACATCTAAGTTAATAGGTGGTGCAGAAGACATTCTAAGAAGACATGAAGTTCAAGATGATGATATCAATTTATTCTGGGTTCCTGGAGCATTTGAAATACCTTTAGTTGCAAAAAAATTAGCTCAATCTAAAAAATATGATGCTGTTATAACATTAGGAGCTGTTATTAAAGGTTCTACACCTCATTTTGATTATGTATGTGCTGAAGTTTCAAAAGGAGTTGCTCATGTTAGCTTAGATAGTGAAGTTCCTGTAATATTTGGAGTTTTAACAACTAACTCAATAGAAGAAGCTATCGAAAGAGCTGGAACAAAAGCAGGAAATAAAGGAGCAGATGCAGCTATGACTGCCATTGAAATGATCAATTTAATAAAAGGTATCTAG
- the ribD gene encoding bifunctional diaminohydroxyphosphoribosylaminopyrimidine deaminase/5-amino-6-(5-phosphoribosylamino)uracil reductase RibD has product MKKDEEYMKEAIKLAQQGFGKVNPNPLVGAIVVKDDKIIGRGWHKNFGGAHAEVWALDEAEENAKGATIYVTLEPCSHHGKTPPCAEKIVKSGIKRCIIACVDPNPLVAGKGIDILKNAGIEVEVGILEKEAKEINKIFFKYITKKEPYLFLKCGITLDGKLATRSGKSKWITNDLARERVQYLRTKYMGIMVGINTILADNPSLDSRMENARNPYRIVVDPKLETPIDAKFLHFDDKKAIIVTSTKNKTAEKIKVLKEIGTNFIFLDGEMFEMKTILKEIGKLGVDSILLEGGGGLISSAFKENIIDGGEIFIAPKIIGDNSAISFLNGFNFDSIDEVFKLPNPKFNIYGDNISVEFEMI; this is encoded by the coding sequence ATGAAAAAAGATGAAGAATATATGAAAGAAGCTATAAAACTAGCTCAACAAGGATTTGGAAAAGTAAATCCAAATCCTTTAGTTGGGGCTATTGTTGTTAAAGATGATAAAATTATTGGTAGAGGTTGGCACAAGAACTTTGGTGGTGCTCATGCAGAAGTTTGGGCTTTAGATGAAGCTGAAGAAAATGCAAAAGGAGCAACTATATATGTAACTTTAGAACCTTGTTCACACCATGGAAAAACTCCACCTTGTGCTGAAAAAATAGTAAAATCAGGAATAAAAAGATGTATTATAGCTTGTGTGGATCCAAATCCACTAGTTGCTGGAAAAGGTATAGATATATTAAAAAATGCTGGAATTGAAGTTGAAGTTGGAATTTTAGAAAAAGAGGCAAAAGAAATAAATAAAATATTTTTTAAATATATAACAAAAAAAGAGCCTTATTTATTTTTAAAATGTGGAATAACCTTAGATGGAAAATTAGCAACAAGAAGTGGAAAATCAAAATGGATAACTAATGATTTAGCAAGAGAAAGAGTTCAGTATTTAAGAACTAAATATATGGGAATTATGGTAGGTATAAATACTATCCTAGCAGATAATCCTAGTCTTGATTCAAGAATGGAAAATGCAAGAAATCCTTATAGAATTGTAGTTGATCCTAAGTTAGAAACACCAATTGATGCTAAATTTTTGCATTTTGATGATAAAAAAGCAATAATAGTAACTTCTACTAAAAATAAGACAGCTGAAAAAATAAAAGTTTTAAAGGAAATAGGGACTAATTTTATTTTTCTTGACGGAGAAATGTTTGAAATGAAAACTATACTTAAAGAAATTGGAAAACTAGGAGTTGATTCTATTCTATTAGAAGGTGGTGGTGGATTAATTTCATCAGCTTTTAAAGAAAATATAATAGATGGTGGCGAAATCTTTATTGCTCCTAAAATCATCGGAGATAATTCAGCTATATCATTTCTAAATGGTTTTAATTTTGATAGTATTGATGAGGTCTTTAAGTTGCCTAATCCTAAATTTAATATCTACGGAGATAACATATCAGTAGAATTTGAAATGATATAA
- the ribE gene encoding riboflavin synthase: MFTGLVEEKGRVISINNGDKSIKLKIKASKVLENVKLGDSIATNGVCLTVTEFSKDYFLADCMFETIMRSNLKRLKAGDEVNLEKSITLATPLGGHLVTGDVDCEGEIISITQEGIAKVYEIKISRKYMRYIVEKGRATIDGASLTVVALTDDSFSISLIPHSQEKIILGNKKIGDIVNVETDLIGKYIEKFLYFDKLEEKEEKKNTITREFLLKNGF; encoded by the coding sequence ATGTTTACAGGTTTAGTTGAAGAAAAAGGAAGAGTTATTTCTATCAATAATGGAGATAAATCAATAAAATTAAAAATAAAAGCTAGCAAAGTTTTAGAAAATGTAAAATTAGGAGATAGTATTGCAACAAATGGAGTTTGTCTGACTGTAACAGAATTTTCAAAAGATTATTTTTTAGCAGACTGTATGTTTGAAACAATAATGAGATCTAATTTAAAAAGGCTAAAAGCTGGAGATGAAGTAAATTTAGAGAAATCTATTACTTTAGCAACTCCCCTAGGTGGACATTTAGTTACTGGAGATGTTGACTGTGAAGGAGAAATTATTTCTATAACACAAGAGGGAATAGCAAAGGTCTATGAAATAAAAATCAGTAGAAAATATATGAGATACATCGTTGAAAAAGGTAGAGCAACAATAGATGGGGCAAGCCTTACAGTTGTTGCACTAACTGATGATAGTTTTTCTATTTCTTTAATACCACATTCACAAGAAAAAATCATTCTAGGAAACAAAAAAATAGGCGATATTGTGAATGTTGAAACAGACTTAATAGGAAAATATATAGAAAAATTTTTATATTTTGATAAACTTGAAGAAAAAGAAGAAAAGAAAAATACAATTACAAGAGAATTTTTATTAAAAAATGGGTTCTAG
- a CDS encoding bifunctional 3,4-dihydroxy-2-butanone-4-phosphate synthase/GTP cyclohydrolase II, translated as MIYKIEDVFEDIKNGIPLIIVDDENRENEGDIFVAAEKATYESINFMATHARGLTCVPMSKEYAQRLHLDPMTANNTDAKCTAFTVSVDAKEGTTTGISIADRLTTIKKLADINSIDTDFTRPGHIFPLVAKDRGVLEREGHTEATVDLCKICGLAPAAVICEILKDDGTMARMDDLEIFAKKHNLKIITIEDLIKYRKKYEELMSIEVVANMPTDSGTFKIVGFNNLIDDKEHIALVKGDVNGKENVTVRIHSECFTGDILGSLRCDCGSQLKTAMRRIEKIGEGVVLYLRQEGRGIGLLNKLKAYNLQEQGVDTLDANLQLGFGADMRDYAVAAQMLKALGVKSVKLLTNNPLKINGLSEYGMPVVEREEIEIEHNHVNEHYLKTKKDRMGHLLNIK; from the coding sequence ATGATTTACAAGATAGAAGATGTTTTTGAGGATATAAAAAATGGTATTCCTTTAATAATAGTAGATGATGAAAATAGAGAAAATGAAGGGGATATTTTTGTTGCAGCAGAAAAAGCAACTTATGAAAGTATTAATTTTATGGCAACACATGCAAGAGGTCTAACTTGTGTTCCTATGTCAAAAGAATATGCTCAAAGATTACATTTAGATCCAATGACAGCAAATAATACTGATGCAAAATGCACAGCTTTTACTGTTTCCGTTGATGCAAAAGAGGGGACAACTACTGGTATTTCTATAGCTGATAGATTAACAACTATTAAAAAATTAGCAGATATAAATTCTATAGATACAGATTTCACTAGACCAGGGCACATATTTCCACTTGTTGCAAAAGATAGAGGAGTTCTTGAAAGAGAAGGTCATACAGAAGCTACTGTTGATTTATGTAAAATCTGTGGTTTAGCTCCTGCTGCTGTTATTTGTGAAATTTTAAAGGACGATGGTACTATGGCAAGAATGGACGATTTAGAAATTTTTGCTAAAAAACATAATTTAAAAATAATTACAATAGAAGACCTAATAAAATACAGAAAAAAATATGAAGAACTTATGAGCATAGAAGTTGTTGCAAATATGCCAACTGATAGTGGGACTTTTAAAATTGTTGGATTTAACAATTTAATAGATGATAAAGAACATATTGCTTTAGTTAAAGGAGATGTCAATGGCAAAGAAAATGTAACTGTCAGAATACACTCAGAATGTTTTACTGGGGACATTTTAGGTTCTTTAAGATGTGACTGTGGTTCTCAATTAAAAACTGCTATGAGAAGAATAGAAAAAATTGGAGAAGGTGTAGTTTTATATTTAAGACAAGAAGGAAGAGGTATAGGACTTTTAAACAAATTAAAAGCATACAATCTTCAAGAACAAGGTGTTGACACCTTAGATGCAAACTTACAACTTGGTTTTGGTGCAGATATGAGAGATTATGCTGTTGCTGCTCAAATGCTTAAAGCTTTAGGTGTAAAATCTGTAAAACTATTAACTAATAATCCATTAAAAATAAATGGATTAAGTGAATATGGAATGCCAGTTGTAGAAAGAGAAGAAATTGAGATTGAACACAATCATGTGAATGAACATTATTTAAAAACTAAAAAAGATAGAATGGGACATTTATTAAACATAAAATAA